The genomic DNA TCTGGGCTATCGGCACCGGAGAGGTGGCCGGCCCGGCTGAAATTGTCGAAGCACACACTTTTATTCGGAAAAATCTCATTTCTCTCTTCGGAGAAAAAGCTAATGAAATGAGGATATTATACGGAGGAAGTGTCAAGCCGGAAAATTGCGGCGACATTATTGCGCTTGACAACGTGGACGGAGTGTTGGTAGGAGGCGCGAGCTTGCACGGCGAAAGCTTCAGTCGGATCGTACTGGCTTGATATTGCAAGCGGAAAGAAGTTTTAAGAAAAGGGAAAAATTGTGGAAACCATCGTCATAGTCATACATGTTTTGGCTTGCATCTTTCTGATCGGTGCTGTAATGCTTCAGTCCGGTCACGAGGGGATGGGAGTCATCTTCGGCGGCGGGAGCAGCACTATGTTCGGCAGCACCGGCGCAGGCGGACTCCTGGTTAAGGTAACCGCTGGACTTGCAACGGTTTTCTTGGTAACCTCCCTCGGATACAATGTCCTGACTGGCAACAAGGTATCCAATCAAGACTCCATCATGCTGCAGCAGAATGTGCCTGCGGCTGAGACTGAGGCACCGG from Pseudodesulfovibrio thermohalotolerans includes the following:
- the secG gene encoding preprotein translocase subunit SecG — encoded protein: METIVIVIHVLACIFLIGAVMLQSGHEGMGVIFGGGSSTMFGSTGAGGLLVKVTAGLATVFLVTSLGYNVLTGNKVSNQDSIMLQQNVPAAETEAPAAPAKPGVTFKDTGDDAKSE